In Nostoc piscinale CENA21, the genomic stretch CGATGAATGCCCATTCTCATCTACTTGCCATGATGTTAAGTACTAGTGAAGTCATTCCCATTGTGGATGGAAAATTAGCATTAGGAACTTGGCAATCTGTATTATTTTTTGAATTAGATGGGCCGCGTCAACGAACCGTATCAGTGCAGATTTCCGGCGAGTGAAATTTATGACTATTATTCAACCAAAACGTTTCACATTGGATGAATATCACGAACTTACAAAATTAGGCTTTTTTCATGAAGATGAACATATCGAATTAATCAATGGGGAAATTATTCAAATTATATGTAAGGGTACAGCACACGCAACTTGTTTAAGAAACTTATTAAGTAAATTACCAAAATTAGTAAGAGATAAGGCAACATTACAATCTAAATCACCAATTACTTTACTTCTCAATAGTGAGCATGAACCTGATTTAACTATTGTTAAAAACCGTCCTGATAATTATCTATTGGCTCACCCTAGTCCTGATGATGTTTTGTTAATAATGGAAGTTGCCGACTCTTCATTAAGTTATGACCAAGATGTGAAAATTCCTATTTACGCTCAAGCTGGTATTTCTGATTGTTGGATATTTAATTTGCTCGATAATTATTTAGAATGTTACAGCGAACCTTCTCAAGATAATCACGGTAAATATGGTTATCTAGATAAGCGAATTGTTTTACCTAATCAAGTAGTAGCGTTGTCTTGTTTCCCTGATTTGTCTCTCGATTTAAATAAAGTATTTCCGCCAAAACTAAATTCTTAAAGGATATTGAGTACCTGTCCAAGCTGTAATTTTTTACAAGAAACTATCTTGACATCCAGTATTGATTGTGCAAATCTATACTTAAGACAGCAAAATAAATGCACTCTAAAGCTCTAGTTGTTGATATTGTCTCAGGAGAGATAACTTATGATTGCTTGTTACGCTTTGAGTCATCTTTTTGCCTGAGTAATTAGCCAAATATCTCGTCCAAGGCACAGATTAGCCTGTAAACAATAAGACGAGATATTTGCCTGAATATTCAGGGAGAAAGATGAAGCAAAGCTTAGTAAGCAGCCACTGACTTGTACCTCTTGAGATAGAACCAAAGAAAGCGATAGTAAGAGCCATTGTGTGAGCGAAAACTTTTTGAGTTTCAATCACTTACCCCAGGTGATGCTACTTCTAGAGGTGTAGTTTTTTGATGCTGTCCAGTACACCACAAATACTGGAGAAAGTAGAATGCTTGCTCATTCACAATCCACAAAACAAAACAGCTATAGGAAAAGCTCTGTTGCTGTTCTTTGTGATATTCAAAATGTTCTAAGAATTAAGGATACAGCCAAATTCTTACTAGATTTTGCAAAATTGCAAGGAAAAGTAGATTATAAAAAACTCTACTACAACTCACATTATCCTAGTCAAGTTTCTATCAAAGACATACTAGAGACACTAGATTTTGAAAGTATTGATGTTACAGACTCTTCTTTGAATAGCGCAGATCATCGTTTGATGGCTGACTGTGTTAAGCTTTTTGCTCCACAACGCTCACCTATCCCCAAAATAATTATTCTTGTATCAGGAGATTGGGATTATGCTGGTTTAATTGCAATTCTCCAAGCTATGGATAAAAAGGTGATAGTTTTTGCTCAAAAAGGTAGTGCTAGTGTAAAACTAATGAACCTCGTTGGTAAGAATAATTTCTACTTTGTGGATGAATTACCTGAGTTAATGAAAGATATAACTCAAATTTGCGTTCCTGCTATTAAGTAGGACAAAAAAATGATTTATGGGATAGATATTACCTACCCTATATCTATCCTGGAAGGTTTAGGGTTATTCCCTAAATCTAACTTAAGTTACAAACAATTATTATTCCCAACTAGACAAGTAAGAAAAATGCACAAGCTTCTAACATTTCGGAATGAAAAACTTTTACGGCGGGCGCTGACTCACCGTTCTTATGTTCATGAAAATCCAGGTGAAGGAGAACATAATGAACGCTTGGAATTTCTCGGTGACGCTATACTCAATTTTTTTAAGTGGTGAATATCTTTATCGCCACCACCCAGAAAAAGGAGAAGATGAATTAACACGCCGACGTTCTGCTTTAGTAGATGAAAAGCAATTAGCCAAATTTGCTGAAGAAGTTGGTATAGATTTGAGAATGCGGTTAGGAAGAGGAGCGATTTTAGATGGTGGTTTTCAAAATCCTAATTTGCAGAGTAGCACTTTTGAAGCTGTTATCGGAGCTTATTATTTAGATAATAATTGTGATGTTGAAGCAGTACGGGCTATTGTTGAACCATTGTTTGATTCTGTACCTGAACAAATTGTTGTAGTTCGCTCAAATGTAGACTCAAAAAACCGTTTTCAAGAATGGGTACAACGCAATATAACAATAAACCCGCCTGAATACATTACAAAGCAGGTAGGTGGTTTGTCTCACGCACCAATATTCACCGCAAAAGTATTTGTTGATGGTAAAGAATACGGAGAAGGAAAGGGACGTAACAAAAAAGATGCGGAAAAAGCTGCTGCTGAAAATGCACTGGCTAAGTTGAAACAAGAAGGTATGTTGTAGAGATTTATCTAATTTTTAAGAGTGGGGAGAGGTTAGCCTTGGTTGTGTTTTATTGCTTTTGGGTTGTAGTTTCATCCATTGAAAAGACACAAGGTTTAATAACAAACCGATGAGTAATAAAATCACCATCAAGGTTATCTGATACCACAGAATTGGTTGCACAAATAAGTCTGCCACAAGATGAAGCAAGTTCATAATGCTGTAAACTACAGTTAAGGCGAAATGTAAGACGCGGTAGCGTTTAGATTCGGTAAAAGAAGTGGCGATTATCGCCAATATGGGTAGTGTGAAAAATCCCAACATTAGCCATAGAATTACAGAAATATCACTCAGTTGTGAGGCGTGTTGCGATTCGGCTACAGATAAACCATGAAATAACGGCATTAAACCTAGTTGTGTGTGAAACAATGTTCCTAGGAGAAATGCTGTCCATAGAGTAATGATTCGTTCTCTATAATTCAGCATGATGAAATCTTCTCGATTTATAATTGCCCAGTTTTTAATTTAGGCAAAAAATCTGAGGAACTTGTGAAGTATGTAATTAGTTTTATCAGGTATTGATTTCTAAGGGGAAAGTCACAGTAAATGTAGAACCAACACCTAGCTGAGATTCTAAATTGATTTCGCCTTGGAGTAATGTGACTAACCGAGCAACGATCGCCAGCCCTAATCCTGTACTATCAGGTAGGTAAGCGCGATCGCTCTTATTTATCCGATAATAAGGTTCAAATATCCGCACTTGGTTTTCTGGCGCAATTCCAATTCCTGTATCAACAACCGTAAATGACCAATATTTTTCGTCTAAAATTTGACATACTATTGTGACACTACCCGACTCTGTATAGCGAATGGCATTACTGACAAGATTGGTGATTACTTGTTGTAATTGAAACTCATCTGTGAATATTTCTTGTGGACAGCGATCGCAGTCTACAATAATTTGTAAATCTTTTTCCTCTGCTAACGGTTCCAACATTTCACACACATTAATTACCAATTCTTGGACATTGGTAGGTGCAATTTGCAGTTGTACTTTACCCGCATCATATCGGGATAGTTCTAATACATCATTAATTAAGCGGAGTAAATGTCTGCCATTGCGTAGTACTCGTTCGATATGTTCTAAATTTGTATAAGAGTCTTTGATATCAGAATTGCGTTTTTGTTGTCGTAAAAATAAATCAGAATAGCCAATAATCGATGTCAGAGGATGTTTCAGTTCGTGGGCTAATTGCGAAAATGTATCTTGATTGGCATTAATTAAGCGGGTTAATTCCTCGTTATGCAGAGTTAATGATAAATGTAGATGCTTTAATTCTCGTAAACGCTCTTCAACATAACTTTTAAAACAGCGTGCTATCGCTTCATCTATGACAGCATCAATTAAACGCATATAACGCACAATTTCGGCCGGCGTTCCTTGCAATAAACCTGTCTCTAAAGTATCAAATATTACTATTCTTAATAACCGATATTCTCTCGCAATTTCCGTAGGATCAAAACCTTGTTCAGCCCGTAGTAACCCATGTTGCCAACTGGCTGTCAGTATCGACTTGATATCACTTTCCTGAGATGGCGCAAGTACACTAATCATCGCTCGAAACACATCCGGAATGTGATTTTTAATCGCTGTATAAGACAAGTCATCAGCACTTTCAATCTGCCTGTCTTGCCGAACTGCCGCCACCCATTTCTCAATAATACTGTTAATATTTTCAGCCAGTATGAGACTAAAATCCATTACGTTAAGTTTTGTAAAGATTTAGTGAAAAAAATTTGGAACTAGAACTAGTTTATCGAGAATGGTGATTTTTTGGGCAGAATTAACGGAATCATTCAACTATAACAAGTAAGAAACTACGTACCTATAGAGATAGATTTTAGCTATTGAGATTGAATTTTTTGGCTTTTTGTTGAGTATGATTAACGGGGCAATAGTAGATATTTGTTACACATCATTGACAGCCCAAAGGGTGAATAAATTAAGTTAGAGCAATCAATAGAATCTATCCTAAGAAGTTGTTTTTACTGGACAGCAATGTTATATTTCGCTATATTGTTGTGAATTCGAGTAAGTCAGCCTAATTCAGCGTGTCAAAGTACGTAACGCTGAAACGGAGGAACCACACTTGGGGCGTATCTTAGTAGAAGTAAAAAGTAAAAAGTAAAAAGTTAGTGATAATCTAACTCAGCACTCATTACTCAGCACTCTAAAAAGAGGGGCATCTCTCAGCCCTAGCCCGTCAGCTAACTTCGTAGGCATTGAGAGGAGACTGAAGAGATAGCATTTTTATGATGTTTTGATCTCATCAGTGTCCAAGGCTGGTACTGCTCAGATTTTTGTACCTGTACTTAAACCTGCTGAGGTTAAAGATGATATTGCAATTAAATTTAGCAGCGATCGCAGCGATCGCTGGTCAAGCTGCGTGGCAGAAAACCAAGCCCATCATTACTAAAGATGTCGTCTTTTTACCTATCTTGGGTTTTTTAGGCATTATTTTGCTGTGGTGGGTGGTTGCTTTAACCAACCATGAATTAATGCCCACACCACCAGAGGCATTAATTGCCAATTTAGACTACATATTAAATCCTTTTTATCAACGAGGGCCGGGTAACTTGGGCATTGGTTGGTTGTTACTAGCCAGTCTACGCCGTGTGTTGATTGGTTTTTTGTTAGGTGCAGTCGTCGCCATTCCTTTGGGATTTCTCATTGGGATGTCTAAGCCAGCAATGTTAGCCCTCAACCCCATCATTCAGATATTTAAACCTGTATCACCCTTGGCTTGGTTGCCCATTGCTTTAGCTATCTTTAACTTGGCAGATCCCTCAGCAATTTTTGTGATTTTTATCACCTCCTTATGGCCGACCATTATTAACACAGCCCTAGGAGTTGCCAGCGTTCCCAAAGATTATATAGATGTGGCACAGGTGTTAGAAATGCCACGCTGGCGCAGAATCACTAAAATCATTTGGCCTGCCAGTTTACCTTATATCTTTACAGGCTTACGAATTAGTTTAGGCATTGCTTGGTTAGTTATCGTCGCCGTCGAAATGCTGACAGGCGGTATTGGTATCGGCTTCTTTGTTTGGGATGAATGGAGTCGGTTAAATCTCAGTTCTGTGTTTCTTGCAGTATTTGTCATTGGTTTAACCGGACTAATTCTCGATTTCGCCGTCGGTAAACTTCAAGAACTTGTGACTCATCGCCCGACAACGGTGAAATAACAAAATTTACCAGCCATTCGCATTCCTCACAGGTGGTCAGATCCCCGACTTTTGAGAGAAGTCGGGGATCTCACAACCCATCAAATAGAAGACTCTGCGCCAATATGGAGCTACAAAAATGGGTGATAATAACTGGACTAGAAGAGATTTTCTCTTAGGACTGGGAACTACAACAGCCGGAATTGCTCTATCTTCCTGTGGAATTTCGGGAGATAAATCTGCGTCAGGATTGACAAAAGAAGCCTTAGCGGTTCAACCTGTAGTTAGGTCTCAAGATTTAGAAAAACCGGATATTACCGTTGGTTACGTTCCTGTTAATGATTGTGCGCCATTTGCGATCGCCTGGAAAAAAGGTTTCTTTCGCAAGTATGGTTTAAATGTCAAACTCAACCGCGAAGCCAGTTGGGCAACTTCTCGTGACGGTTTAATTTTTGGTCGTTTAGATGCTTCCCCTGTTGTATCGGGGGCTGTCACCAATGCCAGAATTGGGGCAGAAGGCGCACGTCACGCCCCTTTGTGTGCCGCCATGACCATTCATCGCCACGGTAACGCCATGACCATGAACAAAGCTATGTGGGATTTTGGCTTGCGTCCGTGGTACGAATATCAACAACAATATGGCGACGGCGCATTAGCAGCCTTTGGCAAAGATTTCCGCGCCTACTTTGATAAGCAGTCACCAGAAAATAAAGTTTGGGCTGTGGTCTTGAGTTCCGCGATTTACGAATATTTCGTGCGTTACATATCTGCGGCGGCTGGTGTCGATCCTCTCAAAGAGTTTCGCGTTATCATCGTCCCCCCTCCCCAAATGGTGACAAACGTGCGAATTGGGGCAATGCAAGCTTATATGGTAGCCGAACCTTGGAACACCAGAGCCATTACAGGTAACGAAAACATTGGTTTTACCTTCGCCCAAGGTAAGGAAGTCTGGCTAGGACATCCCGATAGATTATTGGGTGTGATGGAGTCATTTATCGAAAAATATCCCAAAACCTATCGTTCTCTAGTAAAGGCGATGATTGAAGCTTGCCAATATTGCAGCAAACCTGAAAATCGCCAAGAAGTCGCCGAACTACTTACAGACCGTTCCTTTACTGGTGCGAGACCAAAAAACAAGAATGCCCCAATTACCAAATTTACAGCCCCAGGAATTTTGGGAAGTTACAACTATGGCGGGTTTGACGGCAAAGACCGTACCATCCAAGCTGCTGATACTACCATCTTTTACGATATTCCCGACAACTTGCCCAAACAGCCAGGCGAACACGCAACATTTATGTGGCGGTCGAGAAGTATTTGGTTAATGACCCAAGCCGCCAGGTGGGGACAAATTCAGGAATTTCCTAAAAATGCCGAAGAATTAGCCGAAAAAGGTTGGAGAACAGATTTATATCGAGAAATAGCCTCAGAAATGGGTATCGAATGCCCGAAAGACGATTACAAAGTTGAAGCAGCAGAAGTATTTATTGACAAAAAACCCTTCGACCCTAGTGACCCGGTAGGCTATCTCAACAGTTTTGAAATTCGGGCGAAATCTCCGGTGCGTTTCTTTATGTCTTAGGTATTAATTCTCAACATTGACTAACAAATAGTTCAAATTTTAGCGGAGCCTTTGATGATGAAATATACACCCACTTCAATCGATACTGAACAGCAAGTCATGTCTCGTAATAACTTTTTAGAAATTGAAAATTTAGTCAAGTCATATCCGACACCAGATAAAGGTAATTTTGTGGTTTTGGATGGTGTCAATCTCAGCATTAGTGAAGATGAATTTATTTCAGTAATTGGTCATTCTGGTTGTGGTAAATCAACTTTGTTAAAAATTGTTGCTGGGTTAGAAACAGCAACTTCTGGTTCAGTACGACTAGATGGCAAAGAAATCCGCAAGCCAGGCGCAGAAAGGATGATGGTCTTTCAAAACTACTCTTTATTACCTTGGTTAACTGTTAGAGAAAACATCCGTTTAGCCGTAGATGAAGTGTTAAAAAATGCAACTCGTGCTGAAAAAATTAGCATTGTTAACGAACACTTGGCAATGGTAAACTTAACCCCGGCAGCAGATAAGTATCCTGATGAAATCTCTGGAGGTATGAAACAACGGGTAGGTATTGCCAGGGCTTTAGCAATTCGTCCCAAAATGTTGCTGATGGATGAACCTTTTGGGGCATTAGACGCATTAACTAGAGGAAAATTACAACGGCAAGTATTAGATATTTGGGAAAATAATCGCCAAGCCGTGATGATGATTACTCACGATGTTGATGAGGCTATTTATATGAGCGATCGCATCGTATTAATGACTAATGGCCCAGCCGCTAATATTGGGGAAATCTTAGAAGTACCTTTCGATCATCCACGCGATCGCTCTGCGATGCGGAATTCCAAAGAATATTTTGAATTGCGTAATTATGCCTTGAATTTTCTTGATAAATATTTCACCCAAAATGAGTAAATTAGACTATCATTTCTTTTAGCGGGTCGCCTAATTCAAATTCATCACATCATGATTTGAAACGGAGGAACCAAATATATGGGGCTAATCTTCAAGAGAGACACCTTCCAGTCTTAGCCCGTCAGCTAACTCCGTCGGCAATGGAAGGAACTCCCAAAAATTTGGCTGTAATAACAGTTGTGATTGGGGTTTCTTTAAGGAACGAATAAAAGATGAAGCCTAAAGGATGAGATTCATACTTTGCACTTTAAACTTCATACTTTATTCACCCTGCTTCTCATTCCTCATTTATTCCCTTTAGGAGAAGTTAAACTGTGAACATTAAGCCAATGTTAGTGCGCCTGCAAAGCGCCATAGGTAGAGATGATTTAGTTGAGCAAATGGTATTAATACCAGAGCCAAAAAGAAGTTCTTTGACAAATTCTCAAACATCAAACGCCATCAACTTAATCGTTGGTTACAACGCTTCACCTAATAGTCATACAGCACTAGACATTGCTTTTTGGATTGCTCATCAAACACGTTTAGCAACAAATCAGCAAGTTGTAGTCCAAGCTGTTTATGTAGTAGAACAAAATCAAAGTGAAAAGTCTTTAGATAAAGTTAATTGGGCAGATTATTTAACTTCCTGCGAATGTGGAGTCAGTAATATGTACCAATCTGCAACATCTGTATTAACTCAACCAAAAATTAAGGGCATCAGCCAGTCTTTACAAGCACAAACTGTTACTCATCTAGAACAGGCTGATAAAATTCTTTGGCAAGCACGTAGTTTAGCTGAAGAATGGCAGGGTTCTTTTAAATCGCATTTACGCTTCGGTAACGTTGCTACAGAATTGGCAAAAGTTGTGAAATTAGAAGCGGCTGATGTTTTATTGCTGGGGTGTAAATCTATTAATCATAAGATGATTCAGGCGCTAGGTTTTAACTTTCCTTGTGCGATTTTAGGCATACCCAATGGCATTGATGAATAACTACTGTATGAAATAACAGTAATTCTTGAGCTAAATCAGATTTATGGCAAGTCACCTATACTTTAGGTGGCTTTTTCAGTAATATGCAACTAACTAGCTAGACATCAAGAGGCAGAAAGTGGAACACTGGCAAGCTATCCTGAGCGTTATCACCTTTTTGGGTGTAATTCTCCTAATTATGACGGAATGGGTGCATCTGACTATCGCTGCTTTATTGGGAGCATTGCTATTAGTTTTCACCAACGTTATGACATTAAAAGAAGCCGTGGGTTATATCGGTAATAGTCATGGAACATTAGGTTTATTTTTTGGTGTGATGGTGCTTGTCAGAGCATTTGAACCAACTAAAATATTTGATTATTTAGCCACTCAAATTGTCATTCTAGCCAAAGGTGATGGCAAACGTTTGTTATTAAGTATTGTCGGGATTGTTACGCCGATTTGTGCCGTCTTACCCAATGCCACAACTGTGATGTTGTTAGCGCCATTAATTCCACCAATGGCAGAAGAAATAGGTATAAATTTTGTACCATTGTTGATATTAATGGTGTTTATAGCTAATAGTGCTGGTTTATTAACTTTAGTTGGTGATCCGGCAACATTTATTGTGGGAGATGCGATTAATATTAGTTTTATTGATTATCTCTGGCACTTAAGTTTAGGTGGAGTAATTGCTGTTGTTACAGTCACAGCCACCCTACCATTTTTATTCCGGAAAATTTGGCATACCAAGCTTGATAATCTGGAAGAATTACCACATCCCCAAATTAATCATCCACGAGTATTAACTGTGGGGGCGGTGATTATAGCGTTTGTATTAATATTTTTTGTGATTGGCGAATCGTTACCAGTGCCACTTTCACCTGCTGCTGTGGCTTTATTAGGTGCAGCTTTGGCGTTGCTACTATCTCATCAAAGCCGTATTGATACTGTTAACAATATTTTACGTGATGTTGATTGGAGTACATTAATATTTTTTATGAGTATTTTTGTATTAATTGGTGGATTAGAAAAAACAGGCGTAATTAATGGTTTATCAGGGTTTTTGGCACTTATTTTAGGAAAAAATATTATTCTCGGTTCTTTAGTTTTGTTATTTTTTGTCGGCATATTATCTAGTGTTGTGCCGAATATTCCTTTAGTAGTAGCAATGGTACCCTTACTCAAACAATATCTTGTGAGTGTAGGGTTAGCACCGACAGAAGTGTTAGCACAAGACTTTCAAGGGCAGTTTCCGGCTGAGGTTTTACCATTGTTTTACGCCATGATGTTTGGTGCAACTTTGGGAGGTAACGGTACACTTGTAGGGG encodes the following:
- a CDS encoding ArsB/NhaD family transporter, with protein sequence MEHWQAILSVITFLGVILLIMTEWVHLTIAALLGALLLVFTNVMTLKEAVGYIGNSHGTLGLFFGVMVLVRAFEPTKIFDYLATQIVILAKGDGKRLLLSIVGIVTPICAVLPNATTVMLLAPLIPPMAEEIGINFVPLLILMVFIANSAGLLTLVGDPATFIVGDAINISFIDYLWHLSLGGVIAVVTVTATLPFLFRKIWHTKLDNLEELPHPQINHPRVLTVGAVIIAFVLIFFVIGESLPVPLSPAAVALLGAALALLLSHQSRIDTVNNILRDVDWSTLIFFMSIFVLIGGLEKTGVINGLSGFLALILGKNIILGSLVLLFFVGILSSVVPNIPLVVAMVPLLKQYLVSVGLAPTEVLAQDFQGQFPAEVLPLFYAMMFGATLGGNGTLVGASSNIVAAGISEQHGRRISFKTFLHYGIPVMFLQLATSGLYVLVRFLI
- a CDS encoding universal stress protein; amino-acid sequence: MLVRLQSAIGRDDLVEQMVLIPEPKRSSLTNSQTSNAINLIVGYNASPNSHTALDIAFWIAHQTRLATNQQVVVQAVYVVEQNQSEKSLDKVNWADYLTSCECGVSNMYQSATSVLTQPKIKGISQSLQAQTVTHLEQADKILWQARSLAEEWQGSFKSHLRFGNVATELAKVVKLEAADVLLLGCKSINHKMIQALGFNFPCAILGIPNGIDE
- a CDS encoding Uma2 family endonuclease; the encoded protein is MTIIQPKRFTLDEYHELTKLGFFHEDEHIELINGEIIQIICKGTAHATCLRNLLSKLPKLVRDKATLQSKSPITLLLNSEHEPDLTIVKNRPDNYLLAHPSPDDVLLIMEVADSSLSYDQDVKIPIYAQAGISDCWIFNLLDNYLECYSEPSQDNHGKYGYLDKRIVLPNQVVALSCFPDLSLDLNKVFPPKLNS
- a CDS encoding sensor histidine kinase encodes the protein MDFSLILAENINSIIEKWVAAVRQDRQIESADDLSYTAIKNHIPDVFRAMISVLAPSQESDIKSILTASWQHGLLRAEQGFDPTEIAREYRLLRIVIFDTLETGLLQGTPAEIVRYMRLIDAVIDEAIARCFKSYVEERLRELKHLHLSLTLHNEELTRLINANQDTFSQLAHELKHPLTSIIGYSDLFLRQQKRNSDIKDSYTNLEHIERVLRNGRHLLRLINDVLELSRYDAGKVQLQIAPTNVQELVINVCEMLEPLAEEKDLQIIVDCDRCPQEIFTDEFQLQQVITNLVSNAIRYTESGSVTIVCQILDEKYWSFTVVDTGIGIAPENQVRIFEPYYRINKSDRAYLPDSTGLGLAIVARLVTLLQGEINLESQLGVGSTFTVTFPLEINT
- a CDS encoding ABC transporter substrate-binding protein; its protein translation is MGDNNWTRRDFLLGLGTTTAGIALSSCGISGDKSASGLTKEALAVQPVVRSQDLEKPDITVGYVPVNDCAPFAIAWKKGFFRKYGLNVKLNREASWATSRDGLIFGRLDASPVVSGAVTNARIGAEGARHAPLCAAMTIHRHGNAMTMNKAMWDFGLRPWYEYQQQYGDGALAAFGKDFRAYFDKQSPENKVWAVVLSSAIYEYFVRYISAAAGVDPLKEFRVIIVPPPQMVTNVRIGAMQAYMVAEPWNTRAITGNENIGFTFAQGKEVWLGHPDRLLGVMESFIEKYPKTYRSLVKAMIEACQYCSKPENRQEVAELLTDRSFTGARPKNKNAPITKFTAPGILGSYNYGGFDGKDRTIQAADTTIFYDIPDNLPKQPGEHATFMWRSRSIWLMTQAARWGQIQEFPKNAEELAEKGWRTDLYREIASEMGIECPKDDYKVEAAEVFIDKKPFDPSDPVGYLNSFEIRAKSPVRFFMS
- a CDS encoding NYN domain-containing protein, with the translated sequence MLAHSQSTKQNSYRKSSVAVLCDIQNVLRIKDTAKFLLDFAKLQGKVDYKKLYYNSHYPSQVSIKDILETLDFESIDVTDSSLNSADHRLMADCVKLFAPQRSPIPKIIILVSGDWDYAGLIAILQAMDKKVIVFAQKGSASVKLMNLVGKNNFYFVDELPELMKDITQICVPAIK
- the ntrB gene encoding nitrate ABC transporter permease — translated: MAGQAAWQKTKPIITKDVVFLPILGFLGIILLWWVVALTNHELMPTPPEALIANLDYILNPFYQRGPGNLGIGWLLLASLRRVLIGFLLGAVVAIPLGFLIGMSKPAMLALNPIIQIFKPVSPLAWLPIALAIFNLADPSAIFVIFITSLWPTIINTALGVASVPKDYIDVAQVLEMPRWRRITKIIWPASLPYIFTGLRISLGIAWLVIVAVEMLTGGIGIGFFVWDEWSRLNLSSVFLAVFVIGLTGLILDFAVGKLQELVTHRPTTVK
- a CDS encoding ABC transporter ATP-binding protein encodes the protein MKYTPTSIDTEQQVMSRNNFLEIENLVKSYPTPDKGNFVVLDGVNLSISEDEFISVIGHSGCGKSTLLKIVAGLETATSGSVRLDGKEIRKPGAERMMVFQNYSLLPWLTVRENIRLAVDEVLKNATRAEKISIVNEHLAMVNLTPAADKYPDEISGGMKQRVGIARALAIRPKMLLMDEPFGALDALTRGKLQRQVLDIWENNRQAVMMITHDVDEAIYMSDRIVLMTNGPAANIGEILEVPFDHPRDRSAMRNSKEYFELRNYALNFLDKYFTQNE